Proteins found in one Sporosarcina sp. FSL K6-3457 genomic segment:
- the purD gene encoding phosphoribosylamine--glycine ligase encodes MNILVIGSGGREHAIARQFNVSPSVKKVFVAPGNDGMKNDAQCVDIDALDFAALVSFAKENQVDLTFVGPEQPLGEGIVDFFAENGLKAFGPTKAAALIEGSKSFAKELMAKYDIPTAGYGTFTDAEEAKAFIRENGAPIVVKADGLAAGKGVIVAMTLDEALDAVDDMIGNQKFGESSSRVVIEEFLDGEEFSYMSFVHDGQIYPMVIAQDHKRAYDGDKGPNTGGMGAYSPVPQISDSVVQEAYDKVVVPTVEAMAAEGTPFTGILYAGLILTDKGPKVIEFNARFGDPETQVVLPRMASDFGEFMAALMDSKPYDLKWHDEAMLGVVIAADGYPGDLVKGAALPELNGLTAQGLDVFHAGTKASGTGFVGNGGRVLLVTAQADSLKEAQEKVYKGLSGLEWNGFFYRTDIGWRTFE; translated from the coding sequence TTGAATATACTCGTTATCGGGAGCGGTGGGCGTGAGCACGCGATTGCTAGACAGTTCAATGTCTCCCCTTCAGTTAAGAAAGTATTTGTAGCACCTGGTAATGATGGCATGAAAAACGATGCGCAATGTGTAGACATTGACGCGTTGGATTTTGCAGCACTTGTTTCATTCGCGAAAGAAAATCAAGTGGATCTGACATTTGTTGGCCCTGAACAACCGCTTGGCGAAGGAATCGTTGATTTCTTTGCTGAAAATGGCTTGAAAGCATTTGGGCCGACGAAAGCTGCGGCGCTTATCGAAGGCAGTAAATCGTTCGCAAAAGAGCTAATGGCGAAGTACGATATTCCAACAGCTGGCTACGGAACGTTCACGGATGCTGAAGAAGCGAAGGCGTTTATTCGTGAAAATGGTGCACCGATTGTTGTGAAGGCGGACGGTCTTGCAGCAGGAAAAGGTGTTATCGTTGCCATGACGTTGGACGAAGCGCTTGACGCGGTAGATGATATGATTGGTAATCAAAAGTTTGGTGAATCGTCGTCCCGTGTTGTCATTGAGGAATTTTTAGATGGTGAGGAATTCTCGTATATGTCATTTGTCCATGATGGACAGATTTACCCAATGGTGATTGCACAAGACCATAAGCGTGCTTATGACGGTGATAAAGGACCGAATACGGGAGGCATGGGTGCCTATTCACCTGTTCCACAAATTTCGGATAGTGTTGTACAAGAGGCTTATGACAAAGTGGTTGTTCCGACGGTTGAAGCAATGGCGGCAGAAGGAACTCCATTTACGGGAATTTTATATGCGGGGTTAATCCTGACAGATAAAGGGCCGAAAGTCATTGAATTCAATGCACGTTTCGGAGATCCTGAAACACAAGTCGTTTTGCCACGTATGGCATCTGATTTTGGTGAATTCATGGCGGCGTTGATGGACAGCAAACCGTATGATCTCAAATGGCATGATGAAGCAATGCTAGGCGTTGTCATTGCGGCTGATGGTTATCCAGGCGATCTTGTCAAAGGGGCGGCATTGCCTGAACTTAATGGTTTGACTGCACAAGGCTTGGATGTTTTCCATGCAGGTACGAAAGCAAGTGGTACTGGCTTTGTCGGCAACGGCGGCCGTGTCCTTCTAGTAACGGCACAGGCGGATTCATTGAAAGAAGCGCAAGAAAAAGTATACAAAGGCTTGTCTGGACTCGAATGGAACGGTTTCTTCTACCGAACAGATATTGGCTGGCGTACGTTTGAATAA
- a CDS encoding response regulator transcription factor, giving the protein MQKTVLIVEDEDILREIVKDYLLNEGYEVLEAVDGNEALDIFEEHEVHLIILDIMLPELDGWSVCRRIRKLSDVPIIMLTARMDEDDTLLGFELGADDYITKPYSPPILLARVRRLMDSRYSSVGKVPNEDTLVSGGIHVHFPSRTVTVDGESISLTHTEFEILTYLMRNSGIIITREQLIIKIWGYEFAGDDRTINSHIRNLRHKLDNKASSIVTVIRAGYKFEGKA; this is encoded by the coding sequence ATGCAAAAAACAGTATTAATTGTAGAAGATGAAGATATTTTACGTGAAATAGTGAAGGATTATTTATTGAATGAAGGATATGAGGTACTAGAGGCAGTAGATGGAAATGAAGCCTTGGACATTTTTGAAGAACATGAAGTGCACCTAATTATTTTAGACATTATGTTGCCTGAATTAGATGGATGGTCTGTTTGTAGACGAATTCGTAAATTATCTGATGTGCCTATTATTATGTTGACAGCTCGTATGGATGAAGATGATACGTTACTTGGTTTTGAATTGGGGGCTGATGATTATATTACAAAACCATACAGTCCGCCAATTTTATTGGCAAGAGTAAGACGATTAATGGATAGTCGATATTCATCCGTAGGTAAGGTGCCTAATGAAGATACTTTAGTTAGTGGTGGTATCCATGTCCATTTCCCTTCACGAACAGTGACAGTAGATGGAGAAAGTATAAGTTTGACACATACGGAATTTGAAATATTAACATATTTGATGCGGAATTCAGGGATTATTATTACGAGAGAACAATTAATCATTAAAATTTGGGGTTATGAATTTGCAGGAGATGATCGCACAATCAATAGTCATATCCGTAATTTACGTCATAAATTAGATAATAAAGCAAGTAGTATTGTAACTGTTATTCGAGCTGGTTATAAATTTGAGGGGAAAGCATGA
- a CDS encoding HAMP domain-containing sensor histidine kinase, whose amino-acid sequence MKIGIVSKLFMLTTLLGMLILATIFIGLTMFFKQYYANQKVSDIKTSIQSFEKEYLKAEEDGSIIQKLEQDFYQENTTWITTLDSVGNIKYANDFSIEVHLISSGNKDFSNRVIKIPLYSLIGLEDIERLKFNLEQGSLIMIDGIEEGDTVIPVILTRENGQFTLENKLLSDKLYGKKATIEPSLKDSLPIYFRGQIKKLHLPLGSVSSNIYSNRILIERIKQFQVNLLLNENYNSESEMTDYKENDINYKIFIKPIKDTTGETIYIFAMTSLQPVDEAVQMLKGYYVYLILFVLLLVVLASFYYSKKIAKPLLQINDMTSKIANLDFSEKIPIVSKDEIGTLSHNINTLSATLNKHIDQLQQDIEKEKRLEHTRKEFISGVSHELKTPLSIMKSCISILEDGVAGHKKDYYFKAMSKEVDKMDMLIVDMLELAKFESGTYKMKMDVFYIDQIIECLCEQLAIDIKNKHLHVHKQLSTSKVVANQHRIEQVMTNFITNAIRYTPENARIIISTIEENECVKVCVENKGAHIKQEHLGKIWDRFYRGDMSRQRSKGGTGLGLAISKNILELHGVRYGVLNTEDGVMFFFYLNKEV is encoded by the coding sequence ATGAAAATAGGAATTGTATCAAAATTATTTATGCTAACAACATTATTAGGTATGCTTATTTTAGCAACTATTTTTATTGGACTAACCATGTTTTTCAAGCAATATTATGCTAACCAAAAAGTAAGTGATATTAAAACGAGTATTCAATCCTTTGAAAAAGAGTATTTGAAGGCTGAAGAGGATGGATCAATCATTCAAAAGCTAGAGCAGGATTTTTACCAGGAAAATACAACATGGATTACAACATTGGATAGTGTAGGAAATATTAAGTATGCAAATGATTTTTCTATAGAAGTTCATTTAATCTCTTCAGGAAATAAGGATTTCTCTAATCGTGTAATTAAGATTCCATTGTATAGCCTGATTGGTTTAGAAGATATTGAAAGGCTAAAGTTTAATCTTGAACAGGGATCTTTAATTATGATTGATGGAATAGAAGAGGGTGATACAGTTATTCCTGTTATCTTAACAAGAGAAAACGGCCAATTTACATTAGAAAACAAACTGTTATCAGATAAGCTATATGGCAAAAAAGCCACAATAGAACCTTCACTAAAAGATAGTTTGCCAATTTATTTTAGAGGCCAAATTAAGAAGCTACACTTACCACTGGGGTCGGTAAGTTCAAATATATATTCAAATCGTATTCTTATAGAAAGAATAAAACAATTTCAAGTAAATCTTTTGTTAAATGAGAATTATAATAGTGAATCTGAAATGACGGACTATAAGGAAAATGATATTAATTATAAAATATTTATTAAACCAATAAAAGATACGACTGGCGAAACAATATATATTTTTGCTATGACATCGCTACAACCAGTTGATGAAGCTGTACAAATGTTAAAAGGTTATTATGTGTATTTAATACTGTTTGTATTGCTACTTGTTGTGCTGGCATCCTTTTATTATTCAAAAAAGATTGCTAAACCATTGTTACAAATAAACGATATGACAAGTAAGATTGCAAACTTGGATTTTTCGGAAAAAATACCCATTGTGTCAAAAGATGAGATTGGTACGCTATCACATAATATCAATACACTCTCTGCTACTTTGAATAAGCATATTGATCAATTGCAACAAGATATAGAAAAAGAAAAGCGATTAGAACATACACGTAAAGAATTTATTTCCGGGGTTTCGCATGAATTAAAGACCCCTTTAAGTATTATGAAGAGTTGCATTTCCATTTTGGAGGACGGTGTTGCCGGTCATAAAAAAGATTATTATTTTAAAGCAATGTCAAAAGAAGTGGATAAAATGGATATGTTAATTGTTGATATGCTTGAATTGGCCAAATTTGAATCTGGCACGTATAAAATGAAAATGGATGTCTTCTATATTGATCAGATCATCGAATGCCTATGTGAGCAATTAGCTATAGACATAAAAAATAAGCATTTACATGTCCATAAACAACTTTCTACTAGTAAGGTCGTTGCAAACCAACATCGGATTGAACAAGTTATGACGAATTTTATTACCAATGCGATTCGTTACACGCCGGAAAATGCACGTATTATCATTTCCACAATAGAAGAAAATGAGTGTGTAAAAGTGTGTGTAGAAAATAAAGGGGCTCATATTAAGCAGGAACATTTGGGGAAAATATGGGATCGTTTTTATCGTGGAGATATGTCTCGTCAACGTTCGAAAGGAGGAACAGGATTAGGGCTTGCTATTTCAAAGAATATTTTAGAGCTGCATGGTGTGCGGTATGGTGTTTTGAATACTGAGGATGGAGTGATGTTTTTCTTCTATCTAAATAAAGAAGTATAG
- a CDS encoding GDSL-type esterase/lipase family protein: MTKKLFLGVLIGVIALFVAACGSKQNDNQTGPVDAEGPYKSFYHNSIFFGDSLLLGLSDVLGDSNVIANAGATALFSIEKVDKIADKKPEHVYIMLGSDDLLMPVDNPKKDYLENYAKLIKKMKEKMPNAKIHVTSVTPVTTEAMEREPRYKNIPDYNEGLEKLAVTEKIDYIDLSSIFEEQQNLYSEDGIHFEESFYPLFLDHIKEHIDFSDGVLE; encoded by the coding sequence ATGACAAAAAAACTATTCTTAGGTGTGTTAATTGGCGTCATTGCACTATTTGTAGCAGCTTGCGGAAGCAAACAGAATGATAACCAGACAGGTCCTGTAGATGCGGAGGGCCCGTATAAATCTTTTTATCATAACAGCATTTTTTTTGGAGATTCACTTTTATTAGGTCTATCTGATGTGTTAGGGGACTCCAATGTTATTGCTAATGCAGGTGCCACAGCCCTATTCTCTATTGAAAAAGTAGACAAAATTGCGGATAAAAAACCTGAACATGTATATATCATGTTGGGGTCAGATGATTTGTTGATGCCTGTAGATAATCCAAAGAAAGACTACCTGGAAAACTACGCTAAATTGATAAAAAAGATGAAGGAAAAAATGCCGAATGCAAAGATACATGTAACATCGGTTACTCCAGTGACTACAGAAGCAATGGAGAGAGAACCACGGTATAAAAATATCCCGGATTATAACGAGGGACTTGAAAAGTTGGCAGTAACAGAGAAGATTGATTACATCGATTTATCCTCTATATTTGAAGAACAGCAGAATCTGTATAGTGAGGACGGGATCCATTTTGAGGAAAGCTTTTATCCTCTTTTCCTGGACCATATTAAAGAGCATATCGACTTCTCAGACGGAGTGCTTGAGTAA
- a CDS encoding acyltransferase family protein, whose protein sequence is MKTMINKTRKNRYMPGLDGIRAFAVFAVIAYHLNFEWASGGFLGVTIFFVLSGYLITDLLIREWGNTGRINLRNFWSKRVKRLLPGQILVSIVVVCWMALFHFPQLANLWGDLLAAFFYMTNWWFIFNDVGYFSNFGQPTPLLHYWSLAVEEQFYLVWPILLLLGLRFVRKRRILIGFILIGALVSALAMAFLYQPGLLDTSRVYFGTDTRAFALLIGAVLAIYLPSQLFEEKIGDNKCLRISLDIIGTIGFTILIWMIWQTNQYAAFLYRGGMVLQCIVAATVIAAAIHPSTWISKILGGKLLRWFGVRSYGIYLWHYPILVLFSPGGGGGNSIVHILIQIGMTLLFAAISWRFIEQPIRYGTVESMWSKMRPTKNPVNK, encoded by the coding sequence ATGAAAACGATGATCAATAAAACTAGGAAAAACCGATATATGCCTGGGTTAGATGGGATAAGGGCGTTCGCTGTATTTGCAGTGATCGCCTACCATCTCAATTTCGAATGGGCTTCTGGAGGATTTTTAGGCGTAACTATATTTTTTGTCTTATCTGGCTATCTTATTACAGATCTATTGATTAGGGAATGGGGGAATACTGGACGGATTAACTTGCGGAATTTTTGGAGCAAGCGTGTCAAACGTTTGCTGCCAGGACAGATCCTTGTATCAATAGTGGTGGTGTGCTGGATGGCCCTGTTTCATTTCCCTCAATTGGCTAATCTATGGGGGGATTTGCTAGCAGCGTTTTTTTACATGACAAATTGGTGGTTCATTTTTAATGATGTTGGCTATTTTTCTAACTTCGGACAACCTACACCTCTGTTACATTATTGGTCTTTGGCTGTCGAGGAGCAGTTTTATCTGGTTTGGCCAATTCTGCTCTTACTAGGACTCCGTTTCGTTCGCAAACGCAGGATTTTGATTGGGTTCATCCTCATTGGTGCATTGGTTTCTGCACTTGCAATGGCATTTCTCTATCAACCGGGGTTACTGGATACAAGTAGGGTTTATTTTGGGACAGATACCCGTGCGTTTGCTTTGCTGATTGGCGCAGTACTTGCGATATATTTACCTAGCCAACTGTTTGAGGAGAAGATTGGTGACAACAAATGTCTGCGCATTTCATTGGATATCATCGGGACAATCGGTTTTACCATTCTAATTTGGATGATATGGCAGACCAATCAGTATGCCGCTTTTCTCTACCGCGGTGGAATGGTCCTTCAATGTATTGTTGCAGCTACAGTAATAGCCGCAGCCATTCACCCATCCACTTGGATTAGTAAAATTTTAGGCGGCAAGCTACTGCGCTGGTTTGGTGTTCGTTCATATGGAATTTATCTGTGGCATTACCCTATCTTAGTCTTGTTTTCCCCCGGGGGGGGAGGGGGAAATTCCATCGTTCACATTCTCATACAAATTGGTATGACTCTCCTTTTCGCTGCGATTTCCTGGCGATTTATTGAGCAACCAATTCGTTATGGAACGGTAGAAAGCATGTGGAGCAAGATGCGCCCTACCAAAAATCCCGTTAACAAATAA
- a CDS encoding LytTR family transcriptional regulator DNA-binding domain-containing protein — MSLRFTNVEKRLKDTLVFPAFNLQIESSQVTVIHSSLNVRHTLLQMLTREIPILNGEILIDNAEISKVHLSDIGFSFLNEGLYERLTVIEQFNLYGKLYDTYEATSVILRKVHLEEKRNVRIKKLSYSEQRRIQFAKLLFQNPDLLIFEEPDQNIDIETQRILMIMLEELRAKGKSVLILTGNMESAVTLADKVYRLDDGGLHEIQMAEESEEEITSTEIEEEQPPILEAVVEIEKMEIQPVRFEKIPTKVNEKIVLFDPPEIDYIESNDGQSYLHIKGEGFPTMFTMNELEERLQHFGFFRCHRSYIVNLQKVREVITWTRNSYSLILDDEKKSNIPLSKTKMAELKVMLGLK, encoded by the coding sequence ATGAGTTTACGATTTACGAATGTAGAAAAAAGATTGAAAGATACACTTGTATTTCCCGCATTCAATTTACAGATAGAGAGTAGCCAAGTGACTGTAATCCACTCCAGTTTGAATGTGCGACATACGCTTCTACAAATGCTTACAAGGGAAATACCTATTTTAAATGGTGAGATTCTCATAGATAATGCCGAGATATCGAAAGTACATCTCTCGGATATTGGGTTTTCATTTCTTAATGAGGGGTTATATGAACGATTAACGGTTATTGAACAGTTCAATCTCTACGGAAAACTTTACGATACATATGAAGCTACTTCAGTGATTTTGCGAAAGGTTCATCTTGAAGAGAAAAGGAATGTAAGGATAAAAAAGCTGTCTTACTCTGAACAACGCCGCATCCAATTTGCGAAGCTCCTGTTCCAAAATCCTGACTTGCTCATTTTTGAGGAGCCGGACCAAAATATCGACATTGAAACACAACGCATTTTGATGATTATGCTGGAAGAGCTGCGCGCGAAAGGTAAAAGTGTTCTCATTCTTACGGGGAATATGGAGAGCGCGGTTACTTTAGCAGATAAAGTGTATAGGTTGGATGATGGTGGTTTACATGAAATCCAAATGGCGGAGGAATCTGAGGAGGAAATAACTTCTACTGAAATCGAAGAAGAACAACCTCCCATTTTAGAAGCAGTCGTCGAAATTGAAAAAATGGAAATTCAGCCGGTTCGTTTTGAAAAAATCCCGACGAAGGTCAATGAGAAAATTGTGCTCTTTGATCCACCTGAAATCGATTATATTGAAAGTAATGATGGGCAGTCATATTTACATATTAAGGGTGAAGGATTTCCAACGATGTTTACGATGAACGAGCTTGAAGAGCGTCTCCAGCATTTCGGTTTTTTCCGTTGCCATCGTTCCTATATCGTCAATCTTCAAAAAGTTCGCGAAGTCATAACGTGGACACGAAATAGTTATAGTCTTATTTTGGATGATGAAAAAAAGTCGAATATTCCATTGTCAAAAACAAAAATGGCCGAATTAAAAGTGATGTTGGGACTGAAATAA
- a CDS encoding ABC transporter ATP-binding protein — translation MDNIIEVQSLEKVFANQVALEDVNFHVKKGEIFGFLGPSGSGKTTTIKILTGQLNQTSGKATVFGEPVSGMKKGSSRKKIGVLTDNSGLYSRLSIYDNLKLYCVLYEVPEQRIADVLALVNLTSEAKKSVSKLSKGMLQRVTLARTLLHEPELLFLDEPTSALDPVNSQHIHTGLRELQARGTTIFLTTHDMNEAELLCDRVAFLNKGQIRLMDEPGTLRKRYSDATMTVELNNNEKVVLNSTADDAQQLFNYMSSNQVVAIHSNEPTLGDIFVEVTGRKLS, via the coding sequence ATGGACAATATCATCGAAGTTCAATCATTGGAGAAAGTTTTCGCGAATCAGGTAGCGCTTGAGGACGTCAATTTCCACGTTAAAAAAGGAGAGATTTTTGGCTTTCTCGGTCCGAGTGGTTCGGGGAAAACAACAACGATTAAAATATTGACGGGTCAATTAAACCAGACGAGTGGAAAAGCAACAGTCTTTGGAGAACCGGTTTCAGGGATGAAAAAGGGGAGCTCAAGAAAGAAAATTGGAGTACTGACAGACAACAGTGGATTGTATAGCAGGCTATCCATTTACGATAATTTGAAGCTTTACTGTGTGCTGTATGAAGTACCCGAACAACGGATTGCTGATGTGTTAGCGCTTGTGAATTTGACAAGCGAAGCGAAGAAATCCGTTTCGAAATTGTCAAAAGGAATGCTTCAGCGTGTGACGCTTGCCCGAACGCTGTTACATGAACCGGAGCTACTATTTCTTGATGAGCCGACGTCCGCGCTTGATCCGGTCAATTCGCAACATATTCATACAGGACTTCGTGAATTGCAAGCTCGTGGAACAACGATTTTCCTAACGACGCATGATATGAATGAAGCGGAATTACTTTGTGATCGGGTCGCATTTTTAAACAAAGGTCAAATCAGACTGATGGATGAGCCAGGTACATTAAGAAAGCGCTATTCAGACGCTACGATGACTGTCGAGTTAAACAACAATGAAAAAGTGGTGTTGAACAGTACTGCGGATGATGCTCAGCAACTATTCAACTATATGTCATCAAATCAAGTGGTCGCCATTCATTCAAACGAACCAACATTAGGCGATATTTTCGTCGAAGTGACAGGGAGGAAATTATCATGA
- a CDS encoding ABC transporter permease — MTFSMKRVNAILQKDFKDISRNSAVSITALMPLILAFFFGKMGDVSLEVHYMVINFSMITVGSFVQCSLIAEEKEKNTLRGLMLSPASTVEILGGKSLLSLIATMIIVVIGAFFTGYQPEHIVVIAIAILFSSFFFIGLGTLLGLLAKSVMEASVIILPFMFVFGFGSMFTMFADKYPILKVIDYTPNMQLMDIAVKIESGVGLGGVWLNFGIIALWIIAVYALTVVVFKKRKMD; from the coding sequence ATGACTTTTTCAATGAAACGCGTAAACGCTATTTTACAGAAAGACTTCAAGGATATTTCAAGAAACTCAGCAGTTTCGATTACAGCACTTATGCCACTTATTCTTGCATTTTTTTTCGGCAAGATGGGTGATGTATCGCTTGAAGTGCATTACATGGTCATTAATTTCTCTATGATCACTGTCGGGTCATTTGTTCAATGCAGTTTAATAGCTGAAGAGAAAGAGAAGAACACGCTTCGTGGTCTGATGCTGTCCCCTGCTTCGACAGTGGAAATACTCGGTGGGAAAAGTTTATTAAGCTTAATAGCGACGATGATTATAGTTGTAATCGGGGCTTTTTTCACAGGTTATCAACCAGAGCATATAGTTGTGATAGCAATCGCAATTCTATTCAGTTCGTTCTTTTTCATCGGTTTAGGAACTCTTCTTGGCTTGCTTGCTAAATCCGTTATGGAGGCTTCTGTAATTATTTTGCCATTTATGTTTGTATTCGGCTTCGGATCAATGTTCACGATGTTTGCAGACAAATATCCTATTTTGAAAGTGATAGACTATACGCCAAATATGCAACTGATGGACATTGCAGTCAAGATTGAAAGTGGAGTCGGACTTGGCGGAGTTTGGTTGAATTTCGGCATTATTGCACTTTGGATTATCGCTGTTTATGCATTGACAGTCGTCGTTTTTAAGAAACGGAAGATGGATTGA
- a CDS encoding Ger(x)C family spore germination protein, with protein sequence MSRYKKVIKSSLTIVLLLPLLLQAGCAFKDIDKRVFVVGVGVDPSEKIRDGFKVTLKMIKPVGDVKQAPSQTYAYLSHDSESVAEAIRMLETRVDKVLDMGHNRIIILNEKLLSEDIDTFMDFFTRRGDIQLITYMAVAETTAEETISFEPETETPASIALYNFFDQTGTESPYVLTTFLFEFRRQVLSKGINSTLPIISINGDETAFIINKSIVLKKEEKPVKLSEVETKYFNSLSHNAAGFSYKIEEEDLIMVLNIDTVKMKYKIVLDEGPPRIDMKVTKYGTIGESNERLDINNLKKYDTIAAGEMKKKVMELLTKLQKNDIDPFGFGLRYRATRLSREGLFEEWNRIYPEITFNVTMDINLKSTGAIE encoded by the coding sequence ATGTCCAGATACAAAAAAGTGATAAAAAGTAGCTTGACCATTGTCCTGTTACTTCCTTTGCTCTTACAAGCTGGATGTGCATTCAAAGACATCGATAAAAGAGTGTTCGTAGTAGGAGTCGGCGTTGATCCTTCCGAAAAGATAAGGGATGGCTTCAAAGTAACATTAAAGATGATTAAGCCAGTCGGTGACGTTAAACAAGCCCCTTCCCAGACCTATGCCTATTTATCGCATGATTCCGAATCAGTTGCTGAAGCCATCCGCATGTTAGAAACACGAGTGGATAAAGTTTTAGATATGGGACATAATCGAATTATCATTTTGAACGAAAAATTGCTTTCAGAGGATATCGATACGTTCATGGATTTTTTCACACGGCGTGGAGATATCCAATTGATCACATATATGGCGGTAGCTGAAACGACTGCTGAAGAAACAATCAGTTTTGAACCTGAAACGGAAACGCCTGCATCTATCGCTTTATATAACTTTTTCGATCAAACTGGAACTGAGAGCCCATATGTATTGACGACATTTCTTTTCGAATTCAGACGACAAGTGTTAAGTAAAGGCATCAATTCAACTTTACCTATTATTAGTATTAATGGGGATGAAACTGCATTTATTATTAATAAATCAATTGTTTTAAAAAAGGAAGAAAAACCAGTAAAATTATCGGAAGTCGAAACGAAGTATTTCAATTCACTTTCACACAATGCAGCTGGGTTTAGCTATAAAATTGAAGAGGAAGACCTCATCATGGTGTTGAACATCGACACTGTCAAAATGAAGTATAAAATCGTCCTAGATGAGGGACCTCCTCGAATTGACATGAAAGTAACAAAGTATGGCACTATCGGTGAATCCAATGAGCGTTTGGACATTAATAATTTAAAAAAGTACGATACAATCGCAGCCGGTGAGATGAAAAAAAAGGTTATGGAGTTATTGACCAAACTACAAAAAAACGATATCGACCCTTTCGGATTTGGTTTGCGCTATCGTGCGACAAGATTATCCCGTGAGGGGCTGTTTGAAGAATGGAATCGTATTTATCCTGAAATTACATTTAATGTAACGATGGATATCAATCTGAAAAGTACAGGAGCGATTGAATAA
- a CDS encoding GerAB/ArcD/ProY family transporter codes for MNRFLFYLILISMMTYMVSTTPRTLIQGSTSGTVPALILAIIAGMVVTYIIVSQFSHFPGQGLPEILKSHIPKWFSTPLLLFLSIVWFYVGLSTLIIYTFIINRFLLPEMSIYTIVLTFVLVITYGIFMTTKSIFYMSEIIFLIVIPFIIFVQIKAYFSPSINYDYIRIAIMQVNQMPNYRSFSAATFIAMGAANLIIFNRFFTKLQKPTRKGMALLTLFFTYILLTTYFLPMGFGGFDALNNALYPWITTSDSIRMKFGLIERVVFIFIGAFLALSVVTITMQWHISMQLLSSVIYFKRFKWKSVNLTLPFFTICFWTITMYRAKTVTSNSLYKIVEFFDSIIVPITIFLLITSLWLAKKGAASKCPDTKK; via the coding sequence ATGAACCGTTTCTTATTCTATCTAATTTTGATAAGCATGATGACATATATGGTTTCCACTACGCCAAGGACACTCATTCAAGGTAGTACAAGCGGAACTGTCCCTGCTCTCATTCTTGCAATTATTGCAGGCATGGTGGTCACATATATTATCGTCTCCCAATTCAGCCATTTCCCCGGCCAAGGATTACCTGAAATTTTAAAATCACATATACCCAAATGGTTTTCGACTCCTTTATTACTTTTTTTATCCATCGTTTGGTTTTATGTAGGTCTCTCAACACTTATTATCTATACATTTATTATTAATCGTTTTCTATTGCCTGAAATGTCCATCTATACAATTGTATTGACCTTTGTCCTTGTCATCACATATGGAATTTTCATGACTACGAAAAGTATTTTCTATATGAGCGAAATTATTTTTCTCATCGTTATCCCTTTTATCATCTTCGTCCAAATAAAAGCGTATTTTAGTCCTAGTATAAATTACGATTATATAAGAATCGCCATCATGCAAGTTAATCAGATGCCTAATTATCGATCATTTTCAGCCGCGACTTTTATTGCCATGGGAGCAGCAAATTTAATCATTTTCAATCGGTTCTTCACAAAGCTGCAAAAGCCAACACGTAAAGGGATGGCGCTATTAACATTGTTTTTCACATACATTCTGTTAACAACATATTTCCTTCCAATGGGATTCGGAGGATTTGACGCCCTTAATAATGCTCTATACCCTTGGATTACAACAAGTGATTCCATACGGATGAAATTCGGTCTCATAGAAAGAGTTGTCTTTATATTCATCGGCGCTTTTTTGGCCCTGAGTGTCGTTACCATAACGATGCAGTGGCATATTTCCATGCAGTTGCTTTCAAGCGTCATTTATTTCAAACGGTTCAAATGGAAATCGGTTAATCTCACTTTGCCTTTTTTCACGATTTGCTTTTGGACTATCACTATGTATAGGGCAAAAACAGTAACATCGAATTCATTATATAAAATTGTTGAATTTTTCGATTCGATTATAGTGCCGATTACTATTTTCTTGCTTATCACCAGTTTATGGTTAGCGAAGAAAGGAGCTGCCTCCAAATGTCCAGATACAAAAAAGTGA